In one window of Comamonas testosteroni DNA:
- a CDS encoding sulfite oxidase heme-binding subunit YedZ, which translates to MQAWLLKPWAKPLVFTLCLLPCAWLFYAAFTDGLGANPAEALLRSTGDWTLRFLCIVLAVTPLRQFSGWNLLVRYRRMLGLYVFFYACLHLLCYAWFDMGLDWGDILADIPKRPFILVGFSTWLLLLVLAATSPKFMLRALGGKRWQWLHRAVYVAVPLALLHFFWMRAGKNNFAEVAVYAAILGSLLGWRVLRALRGNQPATARRGGRT; encoded by the coding sequence ATGCAGGCCTGGTTGCTCAAGCCCTGGGCCAAGCCGCTGGTCTTCACGCTGTGCCTGCTGCCTTGCGCATGGCTGTTCTATGCGGCGTTTACCGACGGGCTGGGGGCCAATCCGGCCGAAGCCCTGCTGCGCAGCACGGGCGACTGGACCCTGCGCTTTCTCTGCATCGTGCTGGCGGTGACGCCGCTGCGCCAGTTCAGCGGCTGGAACCTGCTGGTGCGTTACCGGCGCATGCTGGGTCTGTACGTGTTCTTCTACGCCTGTCTGCACCTGCTTTGCTATGCCTGGTTCGACATGGGACTGGACTGGGGCGATATCCTGGCCGATATCCCCAAGCGTCCGTTCATTTTGGTGGGTTTCAGCACCTGGCTGCTGCTGCTGGTGCTGGCTGCCACCTCGCCAAAGTTCATGCTCAGGGCTCTGGGCGGCAAGCGCTGGCAATGGCTGCACCGCGCCGTCTATGTGGCGGTGCCGCTGGCCTTGCTGCATTTTTTCTGGATGCGTGCCGGCAAGAACAATTTTGCCGAGGTGGCTGTTTATGCAGCCATTCTCGGCAGCTTGCTTGGCTGGCGAGTGCTGCGCGCACTCAGAGGCAATCAACCGGCTACAGCGCGCAGGGGCGGACGTACCTGA
- the msrP gene encoding protein-methionine-sulfoxide reductase catalytic subunit MsrP, which produces MLIRHRNQGFEHPLSSEITPQTQYLQRRDFLQTLAMGVAGATLAGWAGRDAWAATERGSLPSLKGQPSKLAGAMTVEAATAYKDATGYNNFYEFGLDKDEPARNAHMLKTRPWTVRIEGLVQKPQTLDIDSLLKLAPMEERIYRLRCVEGWSMVIPWVGYSLSELLRKVQPLSGAKYVEFVTLADKAQMPGLRSGVLDWPYTEGLRLDEAMHPLTLLAFGMYGEVLPNQNGAPLRLVVPWKYGFKSAKSLVAIRLTDKEPGTAWNKAARNEYGFYSNVNPEVDHPRWSQATERRIGEGGLFAKRRKTLLFNGYGDQVASLYAGMDLKKFY; this is translated from the coding sequence ATGCTGATACGTCACCGCAACCAAGGCTTTGAACATCCACTGAGCAGCGAGATCACGCCTCAGACCCAATACCTGCAGCGCCGGGATTTTCTGCAGACCCTGGCCATGGGGGTGGCTGGTGCCACCTTGGCCGGCTGGGCCGGCCGCGATGCATGGGCGGCGACCGAACGCGGCAGCCTGCCGTCTCTCAAGGGGCAGCCCAGCAAGCTTGCCGGCGCCATGACGGTGGAGGCCGCCACGGCCTACAAGGACGCCACAGGCTACAACAATTTCTACGAGTTCGGTCTGGACAAGGACGAGCCCGCTCGCAATGCGCACATGCTCAAGACCCGGCCCTGGACGGTACGCATCGAAGGCCTGGTGCAAAAGCCGCAGACCCTGGACATCGACAGCCTGCTCAAGCTCGCGCCCATGGAGGAGCGCATCTACCGCCTGCGCTGCGTGGAGGGTTGGTCCATGGTCATCCCCTGGGTCGGCTACTCGCTGTCCGAGCTGCTCAGGAAAGTGCAGCCGCTCTCAGGCGCCAAGTATGTGGAATTCGTCACCCTGGCCGACAAGGCCCAGATGCCCGGACTCAGAAGCGGCGTGCTGGACTGGCCCTATACCGAAGGCTTGCGGCTGGATGAGGCCATGCACCCGCTGACGCTGCTGGCCTTCGGCATGTATGGCGAGGTTCTGCCCAACCAGAATGGTGCGCCGCTGCGCCTGGTCGTGCCCTGGAAATATGGTTTCAAGAGCGCCAAGTCGTTGGTGGCGATCCGCCTGACCGACAAGGAGCCGGGCACGGCCTGGAACAAGGCGGCACGCAACGAGTACGGCTTTTATTCCAATGTGAATCCCGAGGTTGATCATCCACGCTGGAGCCAGGCCACCGAGCGGCGCATCGGTGAGGGCGGGCTGTTCGCCAAGCGCCGCAAGACTCTGCTGTTCAACGGCTATGGCGATCAGGTGGCGTCGCTGTATGCGGGCATGGACCTGAAGAAGTTCTACTGA